The nucleotide sequence GAAGTCATCTGGAACCACATCACCCGTTATCGCGGTGGCAGCGTGACCCGCCTGGTGACCCAGGCCACGCCGCAAACCAACGGCTCCTACAGCCTGGTGTACTTCCGCGACCAGTTCGTGTTCCGCGACAAGATGAAGGACTTCGACCCGAAGAACCCGGGTAACGTGCTGTTCTACTTCAAGCAGCAAGTGACCGCCCCGGCACGTCTGGCCGGTGGTGTGCTGCTGGTGCACGAAACCCTGGACCAGGTGAAGGAGCCGCGTTCGGCGTGGGTCTACAACGCCGGCCAGCGCCGCGTGCGCCGGGCGCCGCAAGTGTCCTATGACGGGCCGGGTACCGCCGCCGACGGCCTGCGTACCTCCGACAACCTCGACATGTACAACGGTGCGCCGGACCGCTACGACTGGAAACTGGAAGGCAAGAAGGAAATCTACATCGCCTCCAACAGCTACAAGATCGATGATCCGAAGCTCAAGTACGCCGACATCATCAAGGCCGGCCACATCAACCAGGACCTGGCACGCTACGAGCTGCGCCGTGTCTGGCACGTGGTCGCGACCTTGAAGGAAGGCCAGCGCCACATCTACGCCAAGCGTGACTTCTACATCGACGAAGACACCTGGCAAGCCGCAGTGATCGACCACTACGACGGCCGTGGCCAACTGTGGCGTGTCGCCGAAGCCCATGCCGAGAACTACTACGACAAGCAAGTGCCGTGGTACGCCCTGGAAACCCTCTACGACCTGCAGTCCGGCCGCTACCTGGCCCTGGGCATGAAGAACGAAGAGAAGCAGGCCTATGACTTCGGCTTCACCGCCACCACCAGCGACTTCACCCCGGCGGCCCTGCGCCAGGACGGTGTTCGCTAAGTTGCACGAGTAACTCAAGGTGGGAGGGGGCTTGCCCCCGATAGCGATGCGACAGTCAGCGCAGCATTGACTGATCCGCCTCTATCGGGAGCAAGCCCCCTTCCACTTTTTGTTTGCGGCGATATTTCTTGTCTCAGTTCTTTTTCAGGCAAATGTTGCAAAGATCTACAAACCCGCCGCTTTTACCGCTAGTCTGCGGACATCTGCAATGCCGATAACAGCCTTCTACAAGAGCCCGGCGATGACTGATCTGTCCCGAATCCAAGGGCCTGCCAGCCGGGTAATCCCGACCCTGGAAGGTCGCTTCTACAGGCCCCCGCTGCCTGATGGCTACGTGCTGCGCCCGCGCCTGTGTGAACGGCTGGGCGCCGGCCTGGAGGGGCGGTTGCTGCTGGTCTGCGCACCGGCCGGGTTCGGCAAGAGCTCGTTGGCGGTGGAGTTCTGCCAGGGCCTGCCGGCTCAGTGGCACAGCCTGTGGCTGGGCCTGAGCCCACGGGACAACGACCCAGGGCGTTTTCTTGAGCGCCTGCTCGAAGGGTTGCAGCACTACTTCCCGGCACTCGGCACCCAATCCCTGGGCTTGCTGAAAATGCGCCAGCGTCATCAACCCTTTGCGTTTGAAGAGTGGCTCGACGGCCTGCTCGATGAGCTGACCGTGCACCTGTCCACCCGTGCGCCATTATTACTGGTGCTGGATGACTACCATCTGGCCCAGGGACCGGTGCTGGACCGTTGCCTGCAATTTTTCCTCAACCATTTGCCCGATGGCCTGGTGGTGCTGGTCACCAGTCGCCAGCGCCCGGACTGGCATCTGGCGCGCTTGCGGTTGTCACGGCATTTGCTGGAGTTGCACGAGCAAGACCTGCGCCTGACCCATGCCGAATCCCAGGCGTTGCTGGATCGCCACAGCAGTTCCTTGAGTGGTGAAGCCCTCGACAACCTCATCCGCCGCAGCGAAGGCTGGGTGGCCGGCCTGCGATTTTGGCTGCTGGCGGCTTCCGAAGCCGGCAATGAGGGCGCCTTGCCGCAAAGCCTGCACGGTGGGGAAGGGCTGATCCGCGACTACCTGCTGGAAGAAGTGATCGACTGCCTGCCTCCCGAAGTGCAGGCGTTCCTGTTCGACACCGCGCACCAGGAGCGTTTTTGCAGCGAGCTGTGCGATGCCGTGCGCGAAGCCCATGACAGCGCCGAGATCCTGCGCTACCTGCAAGCCCACCAAGTGTTCCTGGTGCCCCTGGACGAGCAGGGGCACTGGTACCGTTATCACCATTTGTTCTCCGACCTGCT is from Pseudomonas marginalis and encodes:
- a CDS encoding DUF1329 domain-containing protein — encoded protein: MKITKSLLHVGVLGLSILASNVMAAVSTDEAAKLGTTLTPMGAEMAGNAAGTIPKWSPMPTNAGAVDAKGFLANPYASEQPQFTITAQNVEQYKDKLAPGQYAMFKRYPETFKMPVYPTHRGATVPADVFASIKKNATTTNLVSGGNGLENFETAIPFPIPKSGVEVIWNHITRYRGGSVTRLVTQATPQTNGSYSLVYFRDQFVFRDKMKDFDPKNPGNVLFYFKQQVTAPARLAGGVLLVHETLDQVKEPRSAWVYNAGQRRVRRAPQVSYDGPGTAADGLRTSDNLDMYNGAPDRYDWKLEGKKEIYIASNSYKIDDPKLKYADIIKAGHINQDLARYELRRVWHVVATLKEGQRHIYAKRDFYIDEDTWQAAVIDHYDGRGQLWRVAEAHAENYYDKQVPWYALETLYDLQSGRYLALGMKNEEKQAYDFGFTATTSDFTPAALRQDGVR